AAATAAAGGAAGCTGCATAACTGGAGAACTTGAGGATACTATCAAAACAATCATCCACAACTCTTGACAATATCTCTGACAGCAGCAGGATACGCCTATCCAGACACTGGACTTGTGTTCATAGTTCACGACCAATCACTGGATCCGTCGCTCAGGTTTGTGGCTTTGGCTTTCGTTTTCCATTTGTTTTGATGTCTTTTGATGTAGTTTGATGTGTTTTGACTTGAAGTTGTCACAAAACTGTCACAAGCATCATTCTCGCGAACCTACGATAGCTTGGAGTCTTGGTGTTCGGCGATTGGTTTACTTGTCGGGGTAGACTCTGATCAGCATCGAACCGGGGCGGTCTGAACCAGTCCACAGGCACATGGCGGATTCTTCTTCTCTTGGAAGGCGTTCTCAAGTGCGCGTATGAAGTTCTCTGTTGTCTGTCTGAGGACCGCTTCGCTGTATCCTTTACGGGAATGGCTCAGAATGATGCGAAGTACATGGGCTCTTCGTTTCCTACCATCCTCAGATACAATCCAGGCTCCACTGCCAAAGTCAACCTGAGCCTCCTGACCCGGCTCGCATTCCATGCGACGGAATGGTAACGGGGTCCCTTGACCAAGCCTGCGAACAAAGCGCCTCACCGAAGAATATGAACCAGTGAAACCATCCTCACTGACCAGGTCCTGCCAGATCCGCTGACCGGACAGACCATAGTCCAGCTTCTTCTTGATCAAAGCTTCAAACGACTTGCAGAGACTCGGGGGACCAAGGGAACAATCGGGCAGTTCCGGATCACTCGACCCGGGGATCGCATTGGCCGGTTTTGGATCGCTATCCCATGATGACCCGGGGATCGCTTTGGCCGGTTTTGAGCCTCGACCCACTCTCAGCCGGTCGTAACGAGCCACAGTCTCACGGTGAACGCCAAGCTCCCGAGCTATTCGACGGTACGACCAGCCACAAGCCAGTAACCCTATGATTGCATCTGCTAATGCCACTTTGAGTTGG
This genomic interval from Candidatus Zixiibacteriota bacterium contains the following:
- a CDS encoding helix-turn-helix domain-containing protein, giving the protein MANQLKVALADAIIGLLACGWSYRRIARELGVHRETVARYDRLRVGRGSKPAKAIPGSSWDSDPKPANAIPGSSDPELPDCSLGPPSLCKSFEALIKKKLDYGLSGQRIWQDLVSEDGFTGSYSSVRRFVRRLGQGTPLPFRRMECEPGQEAQVDFGSGAWIVSEDGRKRRAHVLRIILSHSRKGYSEAVLRQTTENFIRALENAFQEKKNPPCACGLVQTAPVRC